The following DNA comes from Fibrobacter sp..
TGCTTGCGCCTTTTGAAGATGTGCCTTCAGAGGGATTTCGTGCGGCAGGCTCTCGGCTCGGATTGGTACGATTCCAATTTCTCCATTTACGATGACGACGACCAGAAGCGCATACTGAAGCAGATCCTCAAGGAAGAACTGGGCGATGACTGCGATGCGGCCGAAATCAAGCGCGTGCATGGCGCTATTTCGCGCTACAAGAATACGGTGCTCTACCAGAATGGGGAAGCCAGGTTGCAGACGCCGGATGTCGCCATGGAGCGTGCCGAATTTGTCGACGAGGAAAACCGCGCCCGTTACTATGCGGAATACCAGAAGCGCCTGCGTGAATCGAACGCCATGGACTTCGATGACCTCCTGTTCAATACGGTGCTCATGCTCCAGAAGGTGCCTAGCCTTGCCGAACAGCTGGCCAACCGCTTTAAGTACGTGGTTGTCGATGAATACCAGGACACGAACGACGTGCAGTACGAACTCCTGAAGCTCCTTATCAACGAGGAGAGGAACGTGACCGTGGTGGGCGACGACGACCAGAGCATTTACGGCTGGCGTGGCGCGAACATCAAGATTATCCGTAACTTCCATCGTGACTTTGCGCCTGTCACCATCGTGAAACTGGAACGCAATTACCGCTCCACAAGCAACATCGTGAAGGGGGCGGGCTCCGTGATTGCGCATAACGTGCGCCCTCTCGAAATGGAGAAGAAGGTTTTCTCCAAGGAAGAGGCGGGCGACCCGATTCGCGTGCGCCACATGGAGGACGACCGCGCCGAGGCGCAGCAGATTGCGAACTGCATTATGGCCGCCGGTAGCGAAAGCTATGCGAAGACCGCTATTTTCTACCGCACCAACGCGCAGTCCCGCGTGATAGAGAAGGCGCTGAACGATTGCAGGATTCCTTCCGTCATTTTCGGGGGCACGCGCTTCTGGGACCGAAAGGAAATTCGCGACATCCTTTCGTACCTGCGCCTGCTTGCAAACGAGAAGGACGATGCGGCTCACCTGCGCGTCATTAACACCCCGTCCCGCGCCATCGGGAAGACTACGGTGGAGACCGTGCTTGCGCGCGTCCGGAACGGCGAAGGCTCTTTTTGGCAGGTGCTTGTGTCCGAGGCCAACGGCACGGGACGTACGGCTCCGAAGCTCAAGGGTTTTACCGACCTTGTCCAAAGCTGGAAAGACCTGATTGCTGCGGGCGAGACACCTCTTCCGATTCTTGCGGAACGCATCATCTCCGATACGGGATACAAGGACTTTTTGCGCAAGGAAGATGAGCTTACGGCGGACGAACGCATCGCGAATATCGATGAAATGGTGAACGCCATCCGCGAATTCGACGAAGAACATCCGGATGCGACGCTCGATTCGTTTATCCAGGATATTTCGCTTTTGACGGATGCCGACAAGAAGGTGGATGATTCCAAGGGCGCGGTGACGCTCATGACCATCCACATGGCGAAGGGCCTGGAGTTCAATACGGTGCATATCGCCGGCTGCGACGAAGGCGTTTTCCCGCTGGTCCGCGAATCCGCATTCTCTGCGGAGGGCGAGTCTCGCGAACAGATGGAAGAAGAACGCCGCCTGTTCTATGTGGGCTGCACCCGCGCCGAGAAGAAACTTTATCTGTACCATGCGGAACGCAGGTTCCATCAGGGAACGATCCGCCCGTTCGCTCCGTCCCGCTTCCTCAAGGAGCTCGACCCGTCCGTGGTGGATTTCACTCCGTGCGTCAGTGGCGATTCCCTGAACAGTTTTTCGGGTGGGGCTTTCCCGCGTTACAACAAGGCGCCTGACTTTGTCCGCCGCGCGATGTCTTCTTCGAACCGCGGTTCTTCGGGCGGTTACTCTTCGGGTGGATATTCCTCGGGCGGTTCTTCGTTTGGGAGTTCTTACCCCAGGCAGTCCGTGCCGGCGTCTGTCCGCAAGAACGACCAGCGCATCGTTTACAGGAACCCGGTGAAGGTCGCTCCTCCGGTAAAGCCTGCCGTGCCTAGCGGCCCGCGTGTCGTTTACGACGAGTACAGCGAGAATCCTTACCATCCGGGAGTTCGGGTGCGCCATTCCAAGTATGGCGTGGGGACGATTGTCAAGTGCTACGGTACGGGGGATAACGCCCGCGTGGATGTCCGCTTCAACGGTGACAACGCCACAAGGACGATTATCTTGAAATATGCGGCTTTGCAGATCATTGGGTAGTGCCGCTTACGACTGTTTATAGTTTTAAGTACGTAGTTGCTAGTAAGCTTTTCACGAAGAAACTATCTGAAACCTGAATTTCTAGTAACTAGTAACTATCAACTGGTAACTTATTTTGCTATCTTATGCGATGTAACTAACGAGGTTTTTATGCTCGAACGTGAAGAAGTATTGAAATTGGCGAAACTCTCGAGGCTCGAAGTTGCCGAAGGCGACATCGATTCCGTGAAGGGGCACCTGGACAAGATGCTCGACCACATGGAAGCGCTCAAGTCGCTCGATTTGTCGAACGTCGAACCGATGACCGGCGTCGAAAACGGTGCGACGATCCTCCGCGAAGACGTCCCGGTGCAGGGATTCTCGCTGGATCAGGCTTTCGCGAATGCGCCCGCAGTGGAAAACGACCACTTCGCCATTCCGAAGGTTATCGGCGGCTAGTCTGAATTTGCCATAAGCGCCTTATTGAATTTATGACTGCAGTACACTGCATAGTACCCGCACGTATGGGGTCTTCTCGGTTTCCAGGGAAGCCCCTTTTTAAGTTATGCGGTAAGGAAATGATTGTGCGCACCCTCGAGCGTGCCAGGCTCGCGGAGTGCTTTGATCGTATTGTTTGCGCGACGGACAGCGAACAGATTGCCGAGGTCGTCTCCAGGGCGGGTTTCGAGTTCCTGCTTACCGGGCCCGCGAATACGGGTTCTGACCGCGTCGCCGAGGCCGCAAGAGCCTTGGATCTCGACCTGGTGGTGAACCTGCAGGGGGATGAACCCCTGGTGGAACCCGACGTGCTTGTCGATGTCGCGCACGAGCTCGCGGCGCATCCGGATTGCTGGGTGAGTGTCGCCTGCCCCTTGAATCCTATGGAAGCCGAACTTCAGACCGTGGTGAAGGTCCGGGTCGAAGACGGTATTGCCGTGGACTTTACCCGCCACGTGGAGCCGAGTGATGCTCCGCGTTGGTTCCAGCACCAGGGAATATACGCGTATTC
Coding sequences within:
- a CDS encoding ATP-dependent helicase; amino-acid sequence: MACVVDASVLDRELNPEQAAAAKKIDGPMLILAGAGSGKTRAITYKIAHLVSSHGVEPNRILAVTFTNKAAREMNERIQKLLDTRMRFEWMGTFHSVCLRLLKMCLQRDFVRQALGSDWYDSNFSIYDDDDQKRILKQILKEELGDDCDAAEIKRVHGAISRYKNTVLYQNGEARLQTPDVAMERAEFVDEENRARYYAEYQKRLRESNAMDFDDLLFNTVLMLQKVPSLAEQLANRFKYVVVDEYQDTNDVQYELLKLLINEERNVTVVGDDDQSIYGWRGANIKIIRNFHRDFAPVTIVKLERNYRSTSNIVKGAGSVIAHNVRPLEMEKKVFSKEEAGDPIRVRHMEDDRAEAQQIANCIMAAGSESYAKTAIFYRTNAQSRVIEKALNDCRIPSVIFGGTRFWDRKEIRDILSYLRLLANEKDDAAHLRVINTPSRAIGKTTVETVLARVRNGEGSFWQVLVSEANGTGRTAPKLKGFTDLVQSWKDLIAAGETPLPILAERIISDTGYKDFLRKEDELTADERIANIDEMVNAIREFDEEHPDATLDSFIQDISLLTDADKKVDDSKGAVTLMTIHMAKGLEFNTVHIAGCDEGVFPLVRESAFSAEGESREQMEEERRLFYVGCTRAEKKLYLYHAERRFHQGTIRPFAPSRFLKELDPSVVDFTPCVSGDSLNSFSGGAFPRYNKAPDFVRRAMSSSNRGSSGGYSSGGYSSGGSSFGSSYPRQSVPASVRKNDQRIVYRNPVKVAPPVKPAVPSGPRVVYDEYSENPYHPGVRVRHSKYGVGTIVKCYGTGDNARVDVRFNGDNATRTIILKYAALQIIG
- the gatC gene encoding Asp-tRNA(Asn)/Glu-tRNA(Gln) amidotransferase subunit GatC; translation: MLEREEVLKLAKLSRLEVAEGDIDSVKGHLDKMLDHMEALKSLDLSNVEPMTGVENGATILREDVPVQGFSLDQAFANAPAVENDHFAIPKVIGG
- a CDS encoding NTP transferase domain-containing protein → MTAVHCIVPARMGSSRFPGKPLFKLCGKEMIVRTLERARLAECFDRIVCATDSEQIAEVVSRAGFEFLLTGPANTGSDRVAEAARALDLDLVVNLQGDEPLVEPDVLVDVAHELAAHPDCWVSVACPLNPMEAELQTVVKVRVEDGIAVDFTRHVEPSDAPRWFQHQGIYAYSRVARDEFSSLPQSAVEKERSLEQMRIMGIRPIRMVMSRYPSVSVDVPSDAAAVEALINKQSLENKWG